The bacterium genome includes a window with the following:
- the rplF gene encoding 50S ribosomal protein L6: MSRIGQMPIPIPDGVKLNIEGRRVSVVGPKGTLTQEIPYPITCEEKNGHLVVERPNDTRSYRALHGLSRALLNNIIKGVTAGFEKVLEISGVGYRAQLQGKRLTLQMGFSHPVVFEAPKGVELELLSPTRIKVFGIDKQLVGEAAAEIRAIKSPEPYKAKGIRYAGEYIRRKVGKAGVK; this comes from the coding sequence ATGTCACGAATAGGTCAGATGCCCATTCCGATTCCGGATGGGGTAAAGCTAAATATTGAGGGAAGAAGGGTTTCGGTTGTAGGCCCTAAAGGGACATTAACCCAGGAGATCCCTTACCCCATTACCTGTGAAGAGAAGAATGGCCATCTGGTCGTGGAACGGCCTAATGATACCCGATCCTATAGAGCCTTGCATGGATTATCGCGAGCATTACTTAACAATATAATCAAGGGAGTAACCGCCGGTTTCGAAAAGGTCCTTGAAATCAGTGGGGTGGGATATCGGGCTCAACTTCAAGGAAAACGCTTAACCCTTCAGATGGGCTTTTCTCACCCTGTAGTTTTTGAAGCTCCAAAAGGGGTGGAACTGGAGTTATTATCACCTACCAGGATAAAAGTTTTTGGCATTGATAAACAGTTGGTGGGAGAAGCCGCCGCCGAGATCCGGGCCATCAAAAGTCCTGAGCCTTACAAGGCCAAAGGTATCAGATATGCGGGTGAATATATCCGGCGCAAGGTAGGCAAGGCGGGCGTGAAATAA
- the rpsC gene encoding 30S ribosomal protein S3, whose amino-acid sequence MGQKVHPIGFRLGYIYDWQSKWFAKKNYVKNLHEDLNIRNFIKKELAQAAISKVTIERFGQKTRINIHTARPGIVIGRGGAGVEKLRKQVQKMTNDKVHIDIQEIRRPELDAQLVSENIAQQLTKRISFRRAMKQSVTTALRHGAKGIKVQCAGRLGGAEIARTEWYREGRVPLHTIRAEIDYGFSESPTTYGQIGVKVWIFKGEVMPKGATEVNI is encoded by the coding sequence ATGGGGCAGAAGGTTCATCCGATTGGGTTTCGATTGGGCTATATCTATGATTGGCAGTCGAAGTGGTTTGCTAAAAAAAATTATGTCAAGAATTTACACGAAGACCTTAATATCCGTAATTTTATTAAAAAAGAATTGGCTCAAGCCGCTATCTCTAAGGTAACGATCGAGCGGTTCGGTCAAAAGACCAGGATTAATATCCATACCGCCAGACCAGGGATTGTTATTGGTCGAGGCGGGGCCGGCGTAGAAAAACTAAGAAAGCAAGTTCAGAAGATGACCAATGATAAAGTGCATATTGATATCCAGGAGATAAGGAGACCGGAGTTAGATGCTCAACTGGTGTCAGAAAACATTGCTCAACAACTTACGAAAAGGATTTCTTTCAGACGGGCAATGAAGCAATCAGTCACCACCGCCCTTAGACATGGCGCCAAAGGGATCAAGGTCCAATGTGCCGGAAGGCTGGGTGGCGCTGAGATCGCCCGAACAGAGTGGTATCGGGAAGGCCGGGTCCCCTTACACACTATTCGGGCTGAAATAGATTACGGTTTTTCAGAATCACCCACAACTTATGGCCAAATCGGCGTTAAGGTCTGGATATTTAAAGGAGAGGTCATGCCTAAAGGGGCGACGGAGGTGAATATCTAA
- the rpsJ gene encoding 30S ribosomal protein S10 encodes MVSQKIRIKLNAYDHRILDQSAGEIVSTANRTGARVAGPIPLPTKISRYTVLRSPHVDKKSREQFEMRIHKRVLDILEPTEDTIAALMKLELPAGVEVEIKL; translated from the coding sequence GTGGTTTCCCAAAAGATTCGTATTAAGCTTAATGCCTATGACCATAGGATCCTGGATCAGTCGGCGGGTGAAATTGTTTCTACGGCTAATCGGACCGGCGCCAGGGTGGCCGGCCCTATCCCTCTGCCGACAAAGATAAGTCGATATACGGTCTTAAGATCCCCTCACGTGGATAAAAAGTCAAGGGAACAATTTGAAATGCGCATCCACAAAAGGGTCTTGGATATCCTGGAGCCGACTGAAGATACCATCGCGGCTTTAATGAAGTTAGAGCTTCCGGCAGGAGTCGAGGTAGAGATAAAGCTCTAA
- the rplD gene encoding 50S ribosomal protein L4: protein MPKADLYNMEGSILGQVSLKEDIFGQSVSEGLLYEVVRAYLLNQRLGCASTKGKAEVRGGGRKPWRQKGTGRARAGSTRSPLWKGGGTIFGPQPGQHRIRISAQAKQKALRGVLSEKVEQGNFRVLETLNLNEAKTSAMVELLNRLQLNRPLIVLDGNDQKILMASKNIKGLKVTGVDNLNPYLVIKHEKVLMTKAALARLEDSL from the coding sequence ATGCCGAAAGCGGATTTGTATAATATGGAAGGAAGTATCCTGGGACAAGTTAGTCTTAAGGAAGATATTTTTGGCCAATCAGTATCCGAAGGCCTTTTATATGAGGTAGTGAGAGCTTATCTGCTTAATCAACGCCTGGGTTGCGCTTCCACCAAAGGGAAAGCTGAAGTTCGAGGCGGCGGACGAAAACCATGGAGACAAAAAGGCACCGGCCGGGCCAGAGCAGGCTCTACCAGGTCGCCTCTTTGGAAAGGGGGAGGCACTATCTTTGGCCCTCAACCCGGGCAGCACCGAATAAGAATTTCTGCTCAGGCTAAGCAGAAAGCCCTGCGTGGGGTCTTAAGTGAAAAGGTGGAGCAGGGGAATTTCAGAGTTCTGGAGACATTAAATCTGAATGAGGCGAAAACTTCGGCTATGGTTGAGCTGTTGAACCGCTTGCAACTGAATAGGCCTTTAATCGTCCTGGATGGGAATGATCAAAAAATATTAATGGCTTCTAAGAATATAAAAGGCTTAAAAGTGACCGGCGTAGATAATCTTAACCCTTATCTGGTCATTAAACATGAGAAAGTCCTTATGACCAAGGCCGCTTTAGCTCGATTGGAGGATTCATTATGA
- the rpmC gene encoding 50S ribosomal protein L29, translating to MKIDELRQLTSEELAQKRLDLSSELINLRHQRVISPIENPMRIREVRRTLAQVETLFRERELGIR from the coding sequence ATGAAAATCGATGAGTTGAGACAGCTTACTTCGGAAGAGTTAGCCCAAAAAAGGCTCGATCTTTCTTCAGAATTAATCAATCTTAGGCATCAAAGGGTCATAAGTCCCATAGAAAATCCGATGCGAATTAGAGAGGTCCGGCGGACGTTGGCTCAAGTTGAGACCTTATTTCGGGAAAGAGAGCTGGGGATAAGGTAG
- the rplB gene encoding 50S ribosomal protein L2, with protein sequence MPIKKCKPTTPSRRGMSINVSSEITRHKPEKSLLKPLTRRGGRNVNGRITVRHRGGGAKRRLRVIDFRREKHGIAAKVAAIEYDPNRSANIALLHYLDGEKRYILAPVGLEVGEPLSSGPEAEIKPGNALPLRNIPLGSSIHNIEMKIGKGGQLVRSAGSAAQLMAKEGKYAQVKLPSGEVRLIHLDCLATVGQVGNLEHENVSLGKAGRSRWLGRRPRVRGVAMNPVDHPMGGGEGKSSGGRHPCSPWGQLAKGAKTRRNKATGKFIIKRRGK encoded by the coding sequence GTGCCTATTAAGAAATGCAAACCAACTACCCCCTCCAGGCGGGGGATGTCGATAAATGTTTCTTCTGAAATTACGAGGCATAAGCCCGAAAAGTCGCTCCTTAAACCACTTACTCGCCGCGGGGGGCGAAACGTAAATGGACGAATAACGGTCAGGCATCGGGGAGGAGGCGCCAAAAGGCGGCTGAGAGTAATTGATTTCAGAAGGGAAAAACATGGAATTGCGGCCAAGGTAGCGGCCATAGAATATGATCCTAATCGTTCGGCTAATATTGCGCTTCTTCACTATCTGGACGGAGAAAAGAGGTATATCCTGGCTCCGGTAGGGCTTGAAGTAGGCGAGCCTCTTTCTTCGGGACCAGAGGCGGAAATTAAGCCTGGCAACGCCCTTCCCTTGAGAAATATTCCCCTGGGAAGCAGCATTCACAACATTGAAATGAAAATAGGCAAGGGTGGACAACTGGTCAGATCGGCTGGATCAGCGGCCCAGTTAATGGCTAAAGAGGGTAAATATGCCCAGGTTAAACTTCCTTCCGGTGAGGTGAGACTGATACATCTTGACTGTCTGGCCACGGTAGGTCAGGTAGGAAACTTAGAGCATGAAAATGTCTCACTGGGAAAGGCCGGCCGGTCAAGATGGTTGGGCAGACGTCCGCGGGTTAGAGGCGTGGCTATGAATCCGGTTGACCACCCCATGGGAGGCGGAGAAGGAAAATCATCGGGAGGTCGTCATCCTTGCAGTCCGTGGGGACAACTGGCTAAAGGTGCAAAAACTCGACGAAATAAGGCTACGGGTAAATTTATCATTAAGAGGAGGGGAAAATAA
- the rplP gene encoding 50S ribosomal protein L16, giving the protein MLLPKRVKHRKTHRGRRRGMATRGSTLAFGEYGLQAMECCWMTNRQIEAARVTMTRHIKRGGKIWIRVFPDKPITAKPAETRMGKGKGNPEGWVAVIKPGRILFEMAGVSQELAREAMQLTAYKLPIKTRFLVR; this is encoded by the coding sequence ATGTTATTACCTAAGCGAGTTAAGCACAGAAAAACCCACCGAGGAAGACGAAGAGGAATGGCTACTCGAGGTTCAACCTTGGCCTTTGGCGAATATGGTCTTCAGGCTATGGAATGTTGCTGGATGACTAATCGGCAGATAGAGGCAGCCAGGGTAACAATGACCAGACATATTAAAAGGGGCGGAAAAATCTGGATCAGAGTTTTTCCGGATAAGCCGATTACCGCTAAACCGGCTGAAACTCGAATGGGTAAAGGAAAAGGAAACCCCGAAGGATGGGTGGCGGTAATTAAGCCAGGCCGGATTCTATTTGAAATGGCGGGCGTAAGTCAAGAATTAGCCAGGGAGGCTATGCAATTAACCGCGTATAAGCTGCCTATTAAAACCAGATTCTTGGTTAGATAA
- a CDS encoding 50S ribosomal protein L23 yields MMPHHIIKRPLINEKATKMRQEKKDSKKYCFVVDRKANKFQIKQAIEEFFKVKVVKINTMIQHGKRRRVRFRPGLRPDWKKAMVTLAPGQTIGFFEGI; encoded by the coding sequence ATGATGCCCCATCATATTATCAAACGTCCTTTAATTAATGAAAAGGCGACTAAGATGCGGCAAGAGAAAAAAGACTCTAAGAAGTATTGCTTTGTGGTTGATAGAAAAGCGAATAAGTTTCAAATAAAACAGGCCATAGAGGAATTTTTCAAGGTTAAAGTAGTCAAGATAAATACGATGATTCAACATGGTAAACGCCGAAGGGTGAGATTTCGCCCTGGTCTGAGGCCGGATTGGAAGAAGGCTATGGTGACACTGGCGCCGGGTCAGACGATAGGTTTTTTTGAGGGGATCTAA
- the rplV gene encoding 50S ribosomal protein L22: METRAIAKYVRISPRKARQAIDLIRGKHVREAINILTLTPKKSARLVQKVLKSAVANATQGSLGMDEEDLYIKRAFVDGGPSLKRTRPQPMGRTGRILKRTSHITVVVADE, from the coding sequence GTGGAAACAAGAGCCATAGCCAAATATGTTAGAATCTCTCCCAGAAAGGCCAGACAGGCCATCGATCTAATCAGGGGAAAGCATGTTAGGGAAGCGATTAATATCCTTACCCTTACCCCTAAAAAATCGGCCAGATTGGTCCAAAAGGTTTTAAAATCAGCGGTAGCTAATGCTACCCAGGGGAGCTTGGGGATGGATGAAGAAGATTTGTATATTAAAAGGGCCTTTGTGGATGGCGGTCCAAGTTTAAAACGGACAAGACCGCAACCTATGGGACGAACAGGGAGAATACTGAAAAGAACAAGTCATATTACGGTGGTGGTCGCCGACGAATGA
- the rpsG gene encoding 30S ribosomal protein S7 encodes MPRRRLTKKRDIPADAVYNSQMVGRFVNKLMRRGKKSLAERIFYRTMKVVEEKTGEPPLKIFKKAVDGVRPRLAVKARRVGGATYQVPVEVTKDRGISLSMRWIISFAKQRKGKSMVERLAAELIDAAKGTGTSIKKRDDTHRMAEANKAFAHYRW; translated from the coding sequence GTGCCCAGAAGGCGATTGACTAAAAAGCGTGATATCCCAGCGGACGCGGTTTATAACAGTCAGATGGTGGGTAGATTTGTCAATAAGCTTATGAGGCGGGGGAAAAAGAGTCTGGCGGAGAGGATATTCTATCGGACAATGAAAGTGGTTGAAGAAAAGACCGGTGAACCACCTTTAAAGATCTTTAAAAAGGCCGTCGATGGGGTAAGACCCAGATTGGCGGTTAAAGCCAGGCGAGTAGGTGGGGCCACCTACCAGGTTCCGGTAGAGGTGACTAAAGACCGGGGAATATCCTTGTCTATGCGATGGATTATTTCCTTTGCTAAACAAAGAAAAGGCAAAAGTATGGTGGAGAGGTTAGCGGCCGAATTAATAGATGCCGCTAAAGGCACGGGCACTTCTATCAAGAAACGAGATGATACTCACCGGATGGCTGAGGCAAACAAGGCCTTTGCCCATTATCGTTGGTAG
- the rpsQ gene encoding 30S ribosomal protein S17 — protein sequence MQQRGKRKVKEGEVLSNRMDKTVVVSVERLIRHPLYGKVVKKRSKFYAHDETNQCQVGDKVKIMETRPLSRLKRWRVIERMN from the coding sequence ATCCAGCAGCGTGGTAAAAGAAAAGTAAAGGAAGGAGAGGTGCTTTCCAATCGGATGGATAAGACGGTGGTTGTTTCTGTAGAGAGGCTAATCAGGCATCCCTTGTATGGCAAGGTGGTTAAAAAAAGGAGCAAATTCTATGCTCACGATGAGACCAACCAATGTCAAGTAGGAGATAAAGTAAAAATTATGGAAACAAGACCCCTTTCCAGGCTTAAAAGATGGCGGGTTATTGAAAGGATGAATTAA
- the rpsS gene encoding 30S ribosomal protein S19 yields the protein MGRSVKKGPYIAEELLAKIEGMNNTGEKRVVRTWSRRSTIFPELVGHTIAVHNGRKFIPIYISENMVGHKLGEFSPTRTFRSHARGEKTTSKR from the coding sequence ATGGGTAGATCAGTTAAGAAGGGTCCTTACATCGCTGAGGAATTATTAGCTAAGATTGAAGGGATGAATAATACCGGCGAAAAGAGGGTCGTTCGAACGTGGTCAAGAAGATCCACCATTTTTCCGGAATTGGTAGGTCATACTATTGCGGTTCATAATGGACGGAAGTTCATCCCTATCTATATCAGTGAAAATATGGTGGGCCATAAATTAGGCGAATTCTCCCCGACCAGAACCTTCCGCAGCCATGCCAGGGGTGAAAAAACGACTTCCAAGAGATAA
- the rplE gene encoding 50S ribosomal protein L5 has protein sequence MAILKEKFKNEVISAMEKEFNYGNVCAIPRLKKIVVNMGVGEASKNIKLLDSAVEELTQIAGQRPVRTYAKKSIAGFKLRAGMPVGCKVTLRGSRMYEFLYRLINIALPRVRDFRGLSSKAFDGRGNYTLGITEQIIFPEINYDKVEHFRGMDVCIVTSAKTDREGKELLRLLGMPFRE, from the coding sequence ATGGCGATATTAAAAGAAAAATTCAAAAATGAAGTCATTTCTGCCATGGAAAAGGAATTTAATTACGGAAATGTTTGTGCCATCCCCCGGCTAAAGAAGATTGTGGTTAATATGGGGGTGGGCGAGGCGAGTAAGAATATAAAGTTGTTAGATTCGGCGGTGGAAGAGTTGACTCAGATTGCGGGACAGCGGCCGGTAAGGACTTACGCTAAAAAATCCATTGCCGGTTTTAAACTCCGGGCTGGAATGCCGGTCGGGTGTAAGGTTACTCTCCGAGGAAGCAGAATGTATGAGTTCCTGTATCGCTTGATTAATATTGCCTTGCCCAGGGTTCGTGATTTTAGAGGATTGTCAAGTAAGGCCTTTGACGGTCGAGGTAATTATACCCTGGGCATTACTGAGCAGATTATTTTCCCCGAAATTAACTATGATAAGGTAGAGCACTTTCGGGGGATGGATGTTTGCATAGTTACCTCGGCTAAAACCGATCGCGAGGGAAAGGAACTTCTCCGCTTGTTGGGGATGCCGTTTAGAGAGTAA
- the fusA gene encoding elongation factor G produces MAETILLKYIRNIGIMAHIDAGKTTTTERMLYYTGKVYKLGEVDAGTATMDWMEQEQERGITITAAATTLSWRDHRINLIDTPGHVDFTMEVERSLRVLDGAVALFCSVGGVEPQSETVWHQAEKYKIPRIAFVNKMDKVGANFHQVIRMMEERLSARAVPIQLPIGSEENFVGVIDLVGMKAIRWQADDLGASFTVEDIPEDYLEESWHHHNLLIEALAESDNELMEKYIEEEDISEAEIKATLRRLTIGAKISPVLCGSSFKNKGVQPLLDAIVDYLPAPSDVPAVVGINPDTEVREERLGTKEEPFSALIFKVAADPYVGNLSYIRVYSGSCATGDQVYNSVVRKRERLGRLVQMHANKRADIKEVSAGDIVAIVGLKNTATGQTLCDRNHPILLESIHFPEPVISVAIEPKTKLDEEKLSLCLSSLSQEDPTFKVVTDPETGQMIISGMGELHLEVLTDRMQREFKVGVRVSKPHVVYRETIRRSVKSEGRYIKQTGGRGQYGHVWIEFIPGEPGSEFTFTNRIVGGAIPKEYISAVEKGVKEAAEHGVLAGYPLVDFEAVLYDGSYHEVDSSELAFKNAGALALREGLKRAAPVLLEPVMKIEVVVPRDFTGDVIGDLNARRSNISGMEPRGRETQVIKGIVPLAEMSGYATSLRSLTQGRATYHMEFSHYEEVPRQISDEITKGLKAA; encoded by the coding sequence ATGGCGGAAACAATTTTACTTAAGTATATTAGAAATATTGGTATTATGGCTCATATCGATGCTGGTAAGACCACCACTACAGAGCGGATGCTTTACTATACTGGTAAAGTTTATAAGTTGGGTGAAGTCGATGCTGGCACCGCTACTATGGATTGGATGGAACAGGAGCAGGAGCGTGGGATTACTATCACGGCGGCCGCCACCACCCTATCCTGGCGAGATCACCGGATCAACCTTATTGATACGCCCGGACACGTAGATTTTACTATGGAAGTGGAGCGGTCTTTAAGGGTTCTCGATGGGGCCGTGGCTCTTTTCTGTTCGGTAGGGGGAGTAGAACCTCAATCAGAGACGGTCTGGCATCAGGCTGAGAAATACAAGATTCCAAGGATTGCCTTTGTTAATAAGATGGATAAGGTAGGCGCTAATTTCCATCAAGTTATCCGAATGATGGAAGAGAGGCTTTCGGCGCGGGCCGTTCCGATACAACTTCCGATAGGTAGCGAAGAAAATTTTGTGGGTGTCATTGATTTAGTGGGAATGAAGGCTATCCGCTGGCAAGCTGATGACTTGGGGGCCAGTTTTACGGTGGAAGATATTCCGGAAGATTATTTAGAAGAAAGCTGGCATCATCATAATTTACTTATCGAGGCGCTGGCTGAATCCGATAATGAATTAATGGAGAAATATATTGAGGAGGAAGATATAAGCGAGGCTGAAATTAAGGCAACTCTCAGAAGGCTGACCATTGGGGCTAAGATATCCCCTGTTTTATGTGGGAGTTCCTTTAAAAACAAAGGAGTTCAGCCGCTGCTTGATGCCATTGTTGATTATTTACCGGCGCCCTCCGACGTTCCCGCTGTGGTGGGGATTAATCCTGACACAGAGGTAAGAGAAGAGAGGCTCGGGACCAAAGAGGAACCCTTTTCTGCCCTTATCTTTAAGGTGGCGGCTGACCCCTATGTGGGGAATTTAAGTTACATTCGGGTGTATTCAGGTTCTTGTGCCACCGGGGACCAGGTTTATAATTCAGTGGTCAGGAAGAGAGAACGACTAGGCCGGCTTGTTCAGATGCATGCTAACAAGAGGGCGGATATTAAGGAGGTTTCGGCCGGGGATATTGTGGCCATAGTCGGACTAAAAAATACCGCTACCGGTCAGACCCTATGTGATCGAAATCATCCTATCCTCCTGGAATCCATTCACTTTCCTGAACCGGTTATCTCGGTAGCTATAGAGCCTAAAACAAAATTGGATGAGGAAAAGCTGTCTCTTTGTCTTTCTTCTTTATCACAGGAGGATCCGACTTTCAAGGTGGTCACGGATCCGGAGACCGGCCAGATGATCATATCCGGGATGGGGGAGCTTCATCTTGAAGTCTTAACCGACCGGATGCAAAGGGAATTCAAGGTCGGGGTGAGGGTAAGTAAACCTCATGTCGTTTATCGGGAGACGATAAGGCGAAGCGTCAAATCCGAAGGTAGATATATCAAACAAACGGGTGGGCGCGGCCAGTATGGACACGTTTGGATTGAATTTATTCCTGGTGAACCAGGCTCCGAATTTACTTTTACTAATCGAATTGTAGGCGGAGCTATTCCCAAAGAATATATTTCAGCGGTGGAAAAGGGGGTTAAAGAAGCGGCTGAACATGGAGTTCTGGCCGGCTATCCCTTAGTGGATTTTGAGGCTGTTCTTTATGATGGTTCCTACCATGAAGTTGATTCATCCGAACTGGCCTTTAAAAATGCCGGGGCTTTAGCCCTTAGAGAGGGGCTTAAACGGGCGGCCCCTGTTTTGCTGGAGCCGGTAATGAAGATAGAAGTTGTTGTTCCGAGGGATTTTACGGGAGATGTAATTGGTGATCTTAATGCCAGGCGGTCCAATATTTCCGGGATGGAACCTCGGGGCAGAGAGACCCAGGTAATTAAAGGAATCGTTCCTTTAGCCGAGATGTCCGGCTACGCTACCTCCCTCAGGTCGTTAACCCAGGGCCGGGCAACCTATCATATGGAATTTTCTCACTATGAAGAGGTCCCGCGTCAAATCTCGGATGAGATTACCAAGGGATTGAAGGCGGCCTAA
- the rplR gene encoding 50S ribosomal protein L18 gives MTDKNILKAKRKKRIRSKVLGSSNRPRFSVYRSLRHSYAQLIDDEEGRTLVSASSTKKGINTINRMEAAKQVGKEIAKRALAAGIDSVVFDRGGNLYHGRVKALAEAAREEGLKF, from the coding sequence ATGACGGATAAAAATATCCTTAAGGCTAAAAGAAAAAAGAGGATTCGGTCTAAGGTCCTGGGATCAAGTAATCGACCCAGGTTCAGTGTTTATAGGAGCTTGAGACATAGTTATGCCCAATTGATAGATGATGAAGAGGGAAGGACTTTAGTTTCAGCCTCCAGTACCAAGAAAGGGATTAATACCATAAATAGAATGGAGGCGGCTAAACAGGTGGGCAAAGAAATTGCCAAACGGGCGTTAGCGGCCGGGATAGATTCTGTGGTTTTTGATAGAGGCGGTAATCTGTATCACGGCCGGGTAAAAGCCTTAGCTGAGGCGGCCAGGGAGGAGGGATTGAAGTTTTGA
- the rplN gene encoding 50S ribosomal protein L14: protein MVQQETYLKVADNSGARKIMCIKVLGSTRARYARVGDVIVASVKEATPHTPIKKGEVVRAVVVRTVKETRRPDGSYIKFDNNAAVIINEAMEPRGTRIFGPVARELRQRNFMKIVTLAPEVF, encoded by the coding sequence ATGGTTCAACAAGAGACTTATCTTAAAGTGGCTGATAATTCAGGAGCGAGAAAGATAATGTGTATTAAGGTCCTGGGCAGCACCAGGGCTCGATATGCCCGGGTAGGAGATGTCATTGTGGCCTCTGTCAAGGAAGCCACTCCCCACACCCCGATCAAAAAAGGTGAGGTGGTCAGGGCGGTAGTGGTGCGAACAGTTAAAGAAACACGGCGACCGGATGGTTCTTATATTAAGTTTGACAACAATGCAGCGGTAATAATAAATGAGGCGATGGAACCCAGGGGAACGCGAATATTTGGGCCAGTGGCCAGAGAACTTCGGCAGCGAAATTTTATGAAGATCGTAACTCTTGCCCCGGAAGTGTTCTAA
- the rpsH gene encoding 30S ribosomal protein S8, with protein MTDPVADMLTRLRNANYAQHEKVDIPSSQLKTDIARILKQRKFIKSYKFIEDRKQGILRIYLRYGPNKERVLTNLKRVSRPGYRRYVRVDEIPRVCGGLGIAILSTSRGIKSDKECKRERMGGELLCYVW; from the coding sequence ATGACTGATCCTGTGGCTGATATGTTAACGAGACTTCGGAATGCCAATTACGCTCAACACGAAAAGGTTGACATACCTTCTTCACAACTAAAGACAGATATTGCCCGAATACTTAAACAACGAAAATTTATCAAGAGTTATAAGTTTATTGAAGATAGGAAGCAAGGCATTTTGAGGATCTATTTGAGATACGGTCCTAATAAGGAACGAGTCCTGACTAATCTTAAGCGAGTTAGCCGTCCGGGATACCGTCGCTATGTAAGGGTTGATGAGATTCCAAGGGTCTGTGGCGGTTTGGGAATAGCTATCCTTTCTACCTCTCGGGGAATCAAGAGCGATAAGGAATGTAAACGGGAGAGGATGGGGGGAGAACTCCTTTGCTATGTCTGGTAA
- a CDS encoding type Z 30S ribosomal protein S14 yields the protein MAKLCLKLKAQREPKFKVRAYHRCPLCGRPRAYLRRFGMCRICFRKLVLEGKVPGVVKASW from the coding sequence ATGGCTAAGCTGTGTCTAAAACTTAAGGCACAACGTGAACCTAAATTTAAGGTCAGGGCTTATCATAGGTGTCCCCTTTGTGGACGTCCCCGCGCCTATCTTCGCCGGTTCGGTATGTGCCGAATATGTTTCAGAAAGCTGGTCCTGGAAGGGAAAGTCCCTGGCGTAGTTAAAGCCAGTTGGTAA
- the rplX gene encoding 50S ribosomal protein L24: protein MSVKKGDNVIILGGKDRGKSGKILHVFLKRERVIVEGLNLVKKHSRVRSAQGPGGISDQAAPIHVSNVMLICPNCNKPARVGKRRLEDERKVRVCKRCSEIID, encoded by the coding sequence TTGTCAGTCAAGAAAGGTGATAATGTTATAATCCTGGGCGGTAAAGACAGGGGGAAAAGTGGGAAGATCCTCCATGTCTTTCTCAAGAGGGAAAGAGTGATTGTAGAGGGCCTTAATTTAGTTAAAAAACATAGCCGGGTCCGGAGCGCGCAAGGTCCTGGAGGGATTAGTGATCAGGCGGCGCCTATCCATGTGTCCAATGTGATGCTTATCTGTCCTAACTGTAATAAACCGGCGCGAGTGGGCAAAAGGAGGCTGGAAGATGAGCGAAAGGTCCGGGTTTGTAAGCGATGTTCCGAAATTATAGACTAA
- the rplC gene encoding 50S ribosomal protein L3, protein MRLGILGKKIGMTQIFGEAQQLIPVTVIETKPCVVTQVKSRESEGYNAVQLGFEKQKEGLVAKPLLGRFKKVKIPPMKYLREFRLDDISGHEVGQEVRVESLFKPGEYVDVTGTSKGKGFAGVVKRWGFKGGKASHGSMFHRAPGSIGASAAPSRVFKGTRLPGRMGGKQSTIQNLEIVKVEAEKNLLLVKGAAPGKKGELLVIRKAKKR, encoded by the coding sequence ATGCGATTAGGCATTTTAGGGAAAAAAATCGGGATGACTCAGATATTTGGAGAGGCCCAGCAGCTTATTCCAGTAACTGTTATTGAGACTAAGCCTTGTGTAGTAACCCAGGTTAAAAGCCGGGAGTCGGAGGGATATAATGCGGTCCAACTGGGCTTTGAAAAACAAAAAGAAGGGCTGGTGGCCAAACCCCTTTTAGGCCGGTTCAAGAAGGTTAAGATACCTCCTATGAAATATTTGAGAGAATTCAGGTTGGATGATATTTCGGGGCACGAAGTTGGCCAGGAAGTGAGAGTAGAAAGTCTCTTTAAGCCGGGAGAATATGTGGATGTCACCGGAACATCTAAAGGAAAAGGATTTGCGGGGGTGGTTAAGCGATGGGGTTTTAAAGGCGGGAAGGCCAGCCATGGTTCTATGTTTCACCGGGCGCCCGGTTCTATTGGCGCTTCAGCGGCTCCGTCCAGGGTCTTTAAAGGGACCAGGCTTCCAGGACGGATGGGGGGAAAACAGAGCACCATTCAAAATCTAGAGATAGTCAAGGTAGAGGCAGAGAAAAATTTGCTTTTAGTTAAAGGAGCGGCCCCCGGGAAAAAGGGGGAACTTCTGGTTATCAGGAAAGCGAAGAAGAGGTAA